A genomic region of Caldisericaceae bacterium contains the following coding sequences:
- a CDS encoding aminopeptidase P family protein yields MEKIFKKTEESNVDAIFVSKIENVRYLTNFTGEEGFAVVVPPEIYLFVDSRFTEQANKEVSKDVKVIEYAGDIASNLKNVLLKHKVHFLGVEEYNINLHTYMALKNLGFLVIVPLSDFVEELRMIKTNEELEKIRKACSISTSAFLDTIKLLKPGITEIDIASELEYRFKKYGGEKPSFTTIVASGERGSLPHGVASLNTIKEHVPIVFDFGVFFDGFASDTTRVVSIGDVDIEVKKAYSVIENAQKLGREKAKTGMKASELDKLVRDYIASNGLGEYFKHGLGHGVGLEIHELPYVNANSPYALQENMVITIEPGVYFEGKFGLRLEDTVIVKEDSIENLIDLPHDIIVV; encoded by the coding sequence ATGGAAAAGATTTTTAAAAAAACGGAAGAGTCTAATGTAGATGCTATTTTTGTTAGTAAAATTGAAAACGTAAGGTATCTTACAAATTTCACAGGAGAAGAAGGGTTTGCAGTTGTTGTGCCACCTGAAATTTATCTTTTTGTTGATTCCCGTTTTACTGAGCAGGCAAATAAGGAAGTGTCAAAAGATGTCAAAGTGATAGAATACGCAGGAGATATTGCATCTAACTTAAAAAATGTTCTCTTAAAACACAAAGTGCACTTCTTAGGTGTAGAGGAATACAATATTAACCTTCATACTTATATGGCTCTTAAAAATTTAGGTTTTTTAGTTATTGTTCCCTTATCAGATTTTGTTGAAGAACTAAGGATGATTAAAACAAATGAAGAGCTTGAAAAAATTAGAAAAGCGTGTTCTATATCTACTTCGGCATTTTTAGATACAATTAAACTTCTTAAGCCAGGTATTACTGAAATTGATATTGCTTCTGAATTGGAGTATCGTTTTAAAAAATATGGTGGTGAAAAGCCTTCTTTTACTACAATTGTTGCTTCAGGAGAAAGAGGCTCACTTCCGCATGGTGTTGCATCTTTGAATACCATAAAAGAACATGTCCCCATTGTTTTTGATTTTGGTGTATTTTTCGATGGTTTTGCATCGGATACAACAAGGGTTGTTTCAATAGGTGATGTTGATATCGAAGTTAAAAAGGCATATTCAGTAATTGAGAATGCTCAAAAACTCGGAAGAGAAAAAGCAAAAACAGGCATGAAAGCATCAGAACTTGATAAACTTGTAAGGGATTATATTGCTAGTAATGGTCTTGGGGAATATTTTAAACACGGTCTTGGACATGGAGTAGGCTTAGAGATACACGAACTTCCCTATGTAAATGCAAACTCTCCTTATGCTCTTCAAGAGAATATGGTCATTACTATTGAGCCAGGTGTCTATTTTGAAGGTAAATTTGGATTAAGGCTTGAGGATACGGTAATAGTTAAAGAGGATTCGATTGAAAACCTAATTGACTTACCTCACGATATAATTGTAGTTTAA